In a single window of the Acetivibrio clariflavus DSM 19732 genome:
- a CDS encoding glycoside hydrolase family 44 protein, with the protein MMNKKLAAFLLAFQMVVGSAVSNVLPVSAAQASVDVSIDTQANRLPISPYIYGVNQDLPGQTVTARRLGGNRTTAYNWENNASNAGSDYIHSSDNYLVEYIGVPREDSEKPGAVATTFHDQSLAQNVPYTLLTLQAAGYVSADKYGEVKPKDAAPSERWKEVKFAKNAPFSLTPDLTDDYVYMDEFVNFLVNKYGSASSPTGVKGYSVDNEPALWAHTHSRVHPDPVTCEELVEKTAELSKAVKNVDPDAEIFGPALYGFAAYLSLQSAPDWEAGLKDNYDWFVDYYLEKMKEKSDEAGMRLLDVFDIHYYPEARGGGSRITFGEDSSNIECNKARLQAPRTLWQGSYREDSWIAEPWFDSFRPILPRIQESINKYYPGTKLAITEYDFGAGNHITGGIAQADVLGIFGENNVYLATYWGDRNKDYIVAGINLYTNYDGKGSKYGDISVKASVSNDELASAYASVEEADDGKLHIILLNKNYDNSTIFNISINSDKQYKSGKAWGFDRASSQITQRPAVTRISNNKFTYTLPALSAYHIVLDAADTTEPEVLVGDVNKDGDINVIDYALMKKYVLGMLDEIDVAAADINVDGEVNSIDCSLMKAYLLGMIKEIPYYEETENEEPVASFTISNSEPVTDEDIIFDASDSTDPDGNIVYYAWDFGDGSEGKGKTVKHKYAKPGTYTVKLIVTDDKYANSSPATKTITVTQATGDNSEFGFEGTTQGFIVSGEKGTTATLSVTSENTFKGNGALKIDVVSADGGMFDVKLDGPSIVPPGSKVTFRVWIPSNAPLSEIQGYVMPHDPSWSKIIWNGAWGGYEYMKKDAWNELTLIMPEDTDMSLMQQIGVQFKTNDAAEFTVYVDSIDW; encoded by the coding sequence ATGATGAATAAAAAGTTAGCTGCATTTTTATTAGCTTTTCAGATGGTAGTCGGTTCAGCAGTAAGCAATGTACTTCCTGTAAGTGCAGCACAAGCTTCTGTTGATGTTTCTATTGATACTCAAGCTAATAGGTTGCCGATAAGTCCATATATATATGGTGTAAACCAAGATCTTCCTGGACAAACTGTTACAGCCAGAAGACTTGGAGGAAACAGAACAACAGCGTATAATTGGGAGAATAATGCCTCAAACGCAGGAAGTGACTATATACATTCCAGCGACAACTATTTGGTGGAATATATCGGTGTGCCCAGGGAAGATTCTGAAAAACCTGGTGCAGTTGCGACTACTTTCCATGATCAGTCATTGGCTCAGAATGTGCCTTATACATTGTTGACATTACAGGCTGCCGGATATGTTTCAGCAGATAAGTATGGAGAAGTAAAGCCAAAAGATGCGGCACCATCTGAAAGATGGAAGGAAGTAAAGTTTGCAAAAAACGCACCTTTCTCACTTACACCGGATTTAACTGACGATTATGTTTATATGGATGAGTTTGTAAATTTCTTAGTTAATAAATATGGAAGTGCGTCATCTCCAACAGGAGTAAAAGGGTATTCTGTAGATAATGAACCTGCTTTATGGGCACATACCCATTCAAGAGTTCATCCGGACCCTGTAACTTGTGAAGAATTGGTTGAAAAGACTGCAGAGCTTTCAAAAGCAGTTAAGAATGTTGATCCCGATGCTGAAATATTTGGACCTGCATTATATGGTTTTGCCGCTTACCTTTCATTACAAAGCGCTCCTGACTGGGAAGCAGGATTAAAGGATAACTACGATTGGTTTGTTGATTATTACCTTGAAAAAATGAAAGAAAAATCTGACGAGGCAGGAATGAGGCTTTTAGATGTATTTGACATTCATTACTATCCTGAGGCAAGGGGAGGCGGCAGCAGAATTACTTTCGGTGAAGACAGCAGCAATATTGAATGTAACAAAGCACGTCTCCAGGCACCAAGAACCTTGTGGCAAGGTTCATACAGAGAAGACAGCTGGATTGCTGAACCCTGGTTTGACAGTTTCCGCCCAATTTTACCAAGGATTCAGGAATCGATAAATAAATATTATCCCGGAACAAAACTTGCTATTACTGAATATGATTTCGGTGCAGGAAATCATATTACAGGCGGTATAGCTCAGGCTGATGTTTTGGGGATATTTGGTGAAAATAATGTATACTTAGCTACCTATTGGGGCGATAGGAACAAAGATTATATAGTGGCAGGTATTAACCTCTATACCAATTATGACGGAAAAGGCTCAAAATATGGTGATATAAGTGTTAAAGCATCAGTATCCAATGACGAACTGGCATCAGCATATGCATCAGTAGAAGAAGCTGATGACGGAAAGCTTCACATTATATTGCTTAACAAGAACTATGACAACAGTACTATTTTCAACATTTCAATAAACAGCGACAAGCAGTATAAGTCCGGTAAGGCATGGGGATTTGACAGGGCTAGTTCCCAAATTACTCAAAGACCTGCAGTGACAAGAATCAGTAACAATAAATTTACATATACTCTTCCGGCATTGAGTGCTTACCATATAGTGTTAGATGCTGCTGATACCACTGAACCTGAAGTTTTAGTGGGTGATGTAAACAAAGACGGAGATATAAATGTTATAGACTATGCATTAATGAAAAAATATGTATTGGGAATGTTGGATGAAATTGATGTAGCAGCTGCCGATATCAATGTTGACGGAGAAGTAAATTCAATAGACTGTTCACTTATGAAAGCTTATTTACTCGGAATGATAAAAGAAATTCCTTACTATGAAGAGACAGAAAATGAAGAGCCTGTTGCAAGTTTCACTATTTCAAATTCAGAGCCGGTTACTGATGAAGATATAATCTTTGACGCATCAGATTCTACTGACCCAGACGGAAATATTGTATATTATGCCTGGGATTTTGGCGATGGTTCCGAAGGAAAGGGAAAAACAGTAAAGCATAAATATGCTAAGCCAGGAACCTATACAGTAAAATTGATTGTTACCGATGATAAATATGCCAATAGTTCTCCGGCTACAAAAACTATAACTGTTACTCAGGCTACCGGTGACAATTCAGAATTCGGATTTGAAGGTACTACTCAAGGATTTATTGTATCCGGTGAAAAAGGAACAACTGCTACTTTGTCAGTTACTTCAGAGAATACGTTTAAAGGTAACGGAGCTCTTAAAATTGATGTAGTTTCAGCCGACGGCGGTATGTTTGATGTAAAATTGGACGGTCCAAGCATAGTACCTCCTGGCTCAAAAGTAACCTTCAGGGTATGGATACCATCTAATGCACCATTGTCTGAAATTCAGGGATATGTTATGCCTCACGATCCGTCCTGGAGTAAAATTATATGGAATGGTGCATGGGGCGGATATGAATATATGAAAAAAGATGCTTGGAACGAGCTTACATTGATAATGCCGGAAGATACCGATATGTCATTAATGCAGCAAATCGGTGTACAGTTTAAGACTAATGATGCTGCAGAGTTCACAGTATATGTCGATTCTATAGATTGGTAA
- a CDS encoding P-II family nitrogen regulator has protein sequence MINSDNMKALYIIVTAGFSEQVVEYVRSVGATGATIINARGVSALHKEIMGISVDREKEIILTLTDAETADKIVEAVNKNEAFKSEAHGICFTLPVMKAVGIGHGHSENKDSDK, from the coding sequence ATGATTAATTCAGATAATATGAAAGCATTGTATATCATAGTAACTGCAGGATTTTCTGAACAGGTAGTAGAATACGTCCGCTCGGTAGGTGCTACCGGTGCCACAATAATCAATGCTCGCGGTGTAAGTGCGTTGCACAAGGAAATTATGGGAATTAGTGTTGATAGAGAAAAGGAAATAATATTGACTCTTACCGATGCTGAAACTGCCGATAAGATTGTGGAGGCTGTCAATAAAAATGAAGCCTTCAAATCTGAAGCTCATGGTATTTGCTTTACTTTACCGGTGATGAAAGCAGTTGGTATAGGACACGGTCATAGTGAAAATAAAGATTCTGACAAATAA
- a CDS encoding transglycosylase SLT domain-containing protein, giving the protein MKIKLLIGVITAIGVIATLFFLFNSSKYNSPLEKIIEENGDYEPENTIDIMKLLIEVRAGRQNVRDEFLLKLKDHKNTIGYYSNLILASRYDSRNKDAEEFYQNALNLYPTNNVKFNYASYLARSGKTAEAINEYLSILPESRAFEALINLNAEDKAICDSLAEKSNWKELEQFLENKIQDDSSLAKYYARALFEQGEYNKAIPLLETLYKENPTDQDIGWWYGRALEQTNQTGKAKEIYSSIGAKGAYRLGVLLENEKQTKSAMEIYKTSNEPISLWRAGRIQEELGLREQALETYLKIVETESAYQDDAAYRAYILSKRLGRNNTQKVLDILSKHPAWMERMGMKFAFDKIIELDYKKPEFLETVELYENNGLKEVADIELAIGSKFAKVEDKLALGDWYLEKGDIYMSVIWGLRSLMEVPNRRGYELSHPRPYEDIVLKAAKEYNVEPELIWATMKEESTFRPDVTSWAGAMGLMQIMPATGKDIATRLNMTIKDNDLLNPEINIKFGTYYISSMLKMFSGDIDKAMAAYNGGPGNATRWSSSSIGKTKEDFPTAITFFETQEYITKIKNSYLVYKWLYGEN; this is encoded by the coding sequence ATGAAAATTAAACTGCTAATAGGTGTTATAACGGCAATAGGTGTAATTGCTACTTTATTTTTCTTATTTAATTCCAGTAAATATAATTCTCCTTTAGAAAAAATTATCGAAGAAAACGGTGACTATGAGCCGGAAAATACCATCGATATTATGAAATTATTAATAGAAGTCAGAGCCGGTCGTCAGAATGTAAGGGATGAATTTCTTTTAAAACTGAAAGACCATAAGAATACAATAGGATATTACTCAAATTTAATTCTGGCAAGCAGATACGACTCCAGAAACAAAGATGCCGAGGAATTTTATCAAAATGCTTTAAACCTCTATCCTACAAATAATGTAAAGTTCAATTATGCTTCTTATTTGGCCCGCAGTGGAAAAACTGCAGAGGCTATAAATGAATATTTGAGTATATTACCTGAAAGCAGAGCCTTTGAAGCTCTCATCAACCTAAATGCTGAAGACAAAGCTATATGCGATTCACTGGCAGAAAAAAGCAACTGGAAAGAATTAGAGCAATTCCTTGAAAATAAAATACAGGATGACTCATCATTGGCAAAATATTATGCAAGAGCACTGTTTGAGCAGGGAGAATACAATAAAGCAATCCCTCTCCTGGAAACACTGTACAAAGAAAACCCGACAGATCAGGACATAGGCTGGTGGTATGGAAGAGCCCTTGAACAGACAAACCAAACAGGAAAAGCAAAGGAAATTTACTCCTCCATCGGCGCTAAAGGTGCATATCGATTAGGAGTTCTCCTTGAAAATGAAAAGCAAACAAAATCGGCCATGGAGATTTATAAAACCAGCAACGAACCCATTTCACTGTGGCGGGCCGGACGAATTCAGGAAGAACTGGGGCTTAGAGAACAAGCCCTTGAAACTTATCTAAAAATAGTTGAGACTGAAAGTGCATACCAGGATGATGCTGCCTACAGAGCATATATATTGTCCAAACGTCTGGGAAGAAACAATACCCAGAAGGTTCTGGATATATTGTCCAAACATCCTGCCTGGATGGAAAGAATGGGCATGAAATTTGCTTTCGATAAAATTATAGAATTGGATTATAAAAAGCCTGAGTTTCTTGAAACGGTAGAGTTATACGAAAACAACGGTCTGAAAGAGGTAGCCGATATCGAACTGGCAATCGGATCTAAATTTGCAAAAGTAGAAGACAAGCTTGCACTTGGTGACTGGTATCTTGAAAAAGGTGACATTTATATGTCAGTAATATGGGGGCTACGTTCCTTAATGGAAGTACCGAACAGGCGGGGATATGAACTTTCACACCCACGCCCTTACGAAGATATTGTACTTAAAGCTGCTAAAGAATACAACGTTGAACCGGAATTAATCTGGGCTACTATGAAAGAAGAGAGTACCTTTAGACCTGATGTCACTTCATGGGCAGGAGCTATGGGCCTTATGCAAATCATGCCTGCCACCGGCAAAGACATCGCTACCCGCTTAAATATGACCATTAAAGACAATGATTTGCTAAATCCTGAAATCAACATTAAATTTGGTACTTACTATATAAGCTCCATGTTAAAAATGTTTTCCGGAGATATTGACAAAGCAATGGCAGCTTACAATGGAGGCCCCGGAAATGCAACCCGCTGGAGTAGCAGTTCTATCGGGAAAACAAAAGAAGACTTCCCTACAGCTATTACATTTTTTGAAACACAGGAATATATTACAAAGATAAAAAATTCTTATCTGGTTTACAAATGGCTTTATGGCGAAAATTAG
- a CDS encoding DUF1538 domain-containing protein: MKRLNLRSKLNIFASTLKEVFISSLPLAAIMIIVCGFIAPLDSVSDYIKLIVGYVSVVFGQALFLDGLNISILPIGKLVGGSLIKLKNAVFIIFFGLVFGLFATVAEPALTVLAKQTNMIMPIINETVFIWVMGAGIGIMVAFSLFRIMKDFNIKIVFAILYIITFILILFVPDKFVALAFDGSGATTGDISVPFILALGMGVAVSMSKNKGNDDSFGIIGLASVGPILSLAVYGIILNIRYKGVLPAEQIYDPGTVGTISEIISGNLLGVILALLPVIVVFLPFQFFLIKQPKKEFLTILSGTIIVFIGLLIFLSGIDYGFAFAGKYIGEVFLDPSRPEWFKWLLLVVGFILGAAITLSEPAVTVLGEQLEEITNGHIKKNVIRITLAIGIGFAALLAMVKILTEINILWFLIPLYAIALIMMIFTPKLFVGLAFDSGGVSGGALTSAFLTPLTLGVAQAVAASSVSGGQSILVNGFGIIAFISVTPLIAVQFLGILYNINIKRANKILEDAEKKDLRELALLAESVGQSSKKNQDGVVDDKKDLHFETGKVNDISEQKGLEEGKESLG; encoded by the coding sequence ATGAAGAGATTAAACTTAAGAAGTAAACTGAATATTTTTGCCTCTACACTAAAGGAAGTATTTATATCATCTCTGCCTCTAGCAGCTATTATGATTATTGTTTGCGGTTTTATTGCACCTTTAGACAGCGTGTCTGATTATATAAAATTAATTGTAGGATATGTTAGTGTGGTTTTTGGTCAAGCGCTGTTTTTGGACGGATTGAATATTAGTATTCTTCCAATAGGAAAACTTGTTGGAGGTTCTTTAATAAAGCTGAAAAATGCGGTTTTTATTATCTTTTTTGGACTGGTATTTGGACTTTTTGCTACAGTTGCAGAGCCTGCATTGACTGTTTTAGCAAAACAGACCAATATGATCATGCCCATTATTAATGAAACAGTATTTATATGGGTTATGGGTGCAGGAATTGGTATTATGGTTGCTTTCTCCCTTTTTAGAATAATGAAAGACTTCAACATTAAGATTGTATTTGCAATCCTTTATATTATTACTTTTATACTCATTTTATTTGTTCCTGACAAATTTGTGGCTTTGGCTTTTGATGGTAGCGGCGCAACAACAGGGGATATTTCGGTTCCGTTTATTTTGGCTCTCGGTATGGGAGTAGCAGTCAGTATGTCCAAAAACAAAGGAAATGATGATAGTTTCGGAATTATAGGTCTTGCTTCGGTGGGCCCGATTCTTTCATTGGCTGTTTATGGGATAATTCTTAATATTCGTTACAAGGGTGTATTACCTGCCGAGCAGATATATGATCCCGGGACTGTGGGAACAATAAGCGAGATAATTTCCGGCAATCTGCTGGGAGTAATATTGGCACTTTTGCCGGTTATAGTAGTGTTTTTACCTTTTCAGTTCTTCCTTATAAAACAGCCAAAAAAGGAGTTTTTGACTATATTATCGGGAACCATTATAGTGTTCATAGGTTTATTGATTTTCCTGTCGGGTATTGATTACGGGTTTGCTTTTGCCGGCAAATACATCGGTGAAGTATTCCTGGATCCTTCCCGACCAGAATGGTTTAAATGGTTGCTTTTGGTTGTCGGATTTATTCTGGGTGCAGCCATTACCTTGTCAGAACCGGCTGTTACAGTACTGGGCGAACAGTTGGAAGAGATAACTAATGGTCATATTAAAAAGAATGTAATTCGCATTACACTTGCGATAGGTATTGGTTTTGCTGCGTTACTTGCCATGGTGAAGATTTTGACAGAGATTAATATATTATGGTTTTTGATACCTCTTTATGCAATTGCATTAATAATGATGATATTTACGCCAAAATTGTTTGTTGGGTTAGCTTTTGATTCGGGAGGTGTTTCAGGGGGAGCTTTGACCTCTGCCTTTTTAACTCCTCTTACTCTTGGTGTTGCACAGGCTGTTGCTGCATCCTCCGTTTCCGGTGGGCAATCAATTTTAGTAAACGGTTTTGGAATTATTGCTTTTATTTCAGTTACCCCATTGATTGCTGTGCAATTTTTAGGTATATTATATAATATTAATATTAAGAGAGCTAACAAGATATTGGAAGATGCAGAAAAGAAAGATCTGAGAGAGTTGGCTTTGCTGGCTGAAAGTGTTGGGCAATCGAGCAAGAAGAACCAGGATGGAGTTGTTGACGATAAAAAAGATCTACATTTTGAAACCGGAAAAGTCAACGATATTTCAGAACAGAAGGGGTTAGAGGAGGGTAAAGAAAGCCTTGGCTGA
- a CDS encoding glycoside hydrolase family 9 protein: MFNNSKKRVKKGRRRLSSLIAAGVVTAQILSSATVFANNEPPAGWKPVEGWENYNYFNFAEALQKSIYFYDANMCGREAAYGALGRLEWRGACHEVDEEIPLERTNLSKEFLSKYRHIIDPDGDGKVDVHGGFHDAGDHVRFGLPQSYSSGTLGWGFLEFRESYKEIGEEQHMLDILKHFTDTYLRCSFLDENGEMVAFCYMVGEGDEDHCYWGPPELYPEVYTNSRPADFATYDDPGSDVCASTAASLCTSYLIFKDDDPEYANECLKVAKAMYDFAKKYRGLHKGDGYYTSDYDEDELAWAAVWLYECTGDMSYINDITAIDETGNYVGYMKRIIPDTYKQNVWYNSWVHCWDAVWGGTFIKLNELFPENELFDFIARWNVEYLSGGKCPHEDPNDKNYCNPSPAGYTMINGWGSARYNTAAQLCALVYMKNNPDRADFGEWAKSQMEYLMGRNPMGYSYIVGYGYEQGLPFAKHPHHRAAHGSKTNSMNDPEEHRHILWGALAGGPDGSDFHIDSTTEYAYNEVTIDYNAAFVGACAGLYKYYGQGHKPIENFPPKEPETDDFYCEAKVARETEDSTQVVLRIHNETTRPPRYETGLMAKYFFNISELIEAEQSIDDVIFSVEYDEQISMQQNPVEVRGPFKWDNAGTYYYELDWSGNKIYGDRDLQISFRVKQDANYMTHWDSSNDYSLQGVTKEFAICENVPVYINGELVYGKEPPKLEPTPTPTPDPNATPVNDASIVVLYKSGQDDTKNTIRAAINIKNTGTTAVNLSDIKIRYWFTNDGNEQNTFVCEYAPFGESKVTGKFYKIDNPVDGADTYCEITFAADAGRIVPGASTGDIPFRIECSDAYDKTNDYSTDLNMKVFGENEKITAYVKGELKFGIEPVKTTYTLGDLDNNGSIDSIDYAMLKMYLLGLTKFDEETYNRADVNRDTNVNSIDCALIKMYILGMIKSF; this comes from the coding sequence ATGTTTAATAATTCGAAAAAAAGGGTTAAAAAAGGAAGGAGGAGACTGTCAAGTTTAATAGCAGCCGGGGTCGTTACGGCACAGATTTTATCATCTGCCACAGTATTTGCCAACAATGAACCGCCCGCAGGCTGGAAGCCGGTTGAGGGCTGGGAAAATTATAATTATTTTAATTTTGCCGAAGCATTGCAAAAGTCAATTTATTTCTATGATGCCAATATGTGCGGCAGGGAGGCAGCCTATGGTGCATTGGGAAGACTGGAATGGAGAGGTGCCTGCCATGAAGTGGATGAGGAAATTCCTTTAGAGAGAACAAATCTTTCCAAAGAGTTTCTTTCAAAATACAGACATATAATTGACCCTGATGGAGACGGAAAGGTGGATGTGCACGGTGGATTCCATGATGCCGGTGACCATGTGCGCTTTGGTCTTCCGCAGAGCTATTCGTCAGGTACATTGGGATGGGGATTCTTAGAATTCAGAGAGTCCTATAAGGAAATTGGAGAAGAACAGCATATGCTTGATATTTTGAAGCACTTTACCGATACTTACTTGCGCTGTTCTTTCCTTGATGAAAATGGTGAGATGGTTGCTTTTTGTTACATGGTAGGAGAAGGAGACGAGGACCATTGTTATTGGGGTCCGCCGGAATTATATCCTGAAGTTTATACCAATTCAAGACCGGCAGACTTTGCGACTTATGACGATCCGGGTAGTGATGTATGTGCCAGTACAGCAGCATCACTTTGTACATCCTATTTGATTTTTAAAGATGATGATCCGGAATATGCCAATGAGTGCCTTAAAGTTGCGAAGGCTATGTATGATTTCGCAAAAAAATATAGAGGTTTGCATAAAGGTGATGGATATTATACATCCGACTATGATGAAGATGAATTGGCCTGGGCTGCTGTATGGCTCTACGAATGTACTGGAGACATGAGCTATATAAACGATATAACTGCAATAGATGAAACAGGCAACTATGTAGGATACATGAAAAGGATAATTCCCGATACATATAAGCAAAATGTTTGGTACAATTCATGGGTACATTGCTGGGATGCAGTATGGGGAGGAACTTTCATAAAGCTTAATGAGTTATTCCCGGAAAATGAACTGTTTGATTTTATTGCAAGATGGAATGTAGAGTATTTGTCCGGAGGAAAATGTCCGCATGAAGACCCGAATGACAAAAACTATTGTAACCCGTCACCAGCCGGATATACAATGATAAACGGTTGGGGATCTGCACGTTACAATACTGCTGCTCAGCTTTGTGCATTGGTATATATGAAAAACAATCCGGATAGAGCAGATTTTGGCGAATGGGCAAAAAGTCAAATGGAATACCTTATGGGAAGAAATCCTATGGGTTATTCGTATATAGTTGGTTATGGCTATGAACAGGGATTGCCTTTTGCTAAACATCCACACCACAGAGCTGCCCATGGATCAAAAACAAATAGCATGAATGATCCTGAAGAACACAGGCATATTTTGTGGGGTGCCCTTGCAGGCGGCCCTGATGGAAGTGATTTCCACATAGATTCTACCACTGAGTATGCATATAACGAGGTTACTATTGACTATAATGCTGCTTTTGTCGGTGCTTGTGCAGGTTTGTATAAATATTACGGACAGGGACATAAACCCATCGAAAATTTCCCGCCTAAAGAACCTGAAACAGATGATTTCTACTGTGAGGCAAAAGTGGCAAGAGAAACTGAAGACAGTACACAAGTAGTTTTAAGAATTCACAACGAAACTACAAGACCTCCGCGTTATGAAACCGGATTAATGGCTAAATATTTCTTCAATATAAGCGAACTTATTGAAGCTGAGCAAAGCATAGATGATGTTATATTCTCAGTTGAGTATGACGAGCAAATTTCTATGCAGCAGAATCCTGTTGAAGTAAGAGGACCATTCAAATGGGATAATGCCGGAACTTACTACTATGAACTGGATTGGAGCGGAAATAAGATATACGGTGACAGAGATTTGCAAATATCTTTCAGGGTTAAACAGGATGCAAATTATATGACTCATTGGGATTCAAGCAATGATTACAGTTTGCAGGGTGTTACCAAAGAATTTGCAATTTGTGAAAATGTTCCTGTATATATTAACGGTGAATTGGTTTACGGAAAAGAGCCTCCAAAGCTTGAACCTACTCCTACACCTACACCGGATCCAAATGCCACTCCGGTTAATGACGCATCGATAGTAGTATTATATAAGAGCGGACAGGACGATACCAAAAACACAATCAGAGCTGCAATAAATATTAAAAACACTGGAACTACAGCAGTTAACTTATCGGATATAAAAATAAGATATTGGTTTACAAATGACGGAAATGAACAGAATACTTTTGTATGCGAATATGCACCTTTCGGAGAAAGCAAGGTAACTGGCAAGTTCTACAAAATTGACAATCCTGTTGACGGTGCCGATACATACTGTGAAATAACCTTTGCTGCTGATGCAGGAAGAATAGTGCCGGGAGCAAGTACAGGAGATATTCCGTTCAGAATTGAATGTTCGGATGCTTACGACAAAACAAACGATTACTCAACCGATTTGAATATGAAAGTGTTTGGTGAAAATGAAAAAATTACAGCATATGTAAAAGGTGAACTCAAATTTGGAATAGAACCTGTCAAGACTACTTATACTCTTGGTGATTTGGACAATAACGGCAGTATTGATTCAATCGATTACGCTATGTTGAAGATGTATCTTTTAGGTCTTACCAAGTTTGATGAAGAAACTTATAACAGAGCAGATGTAAATAGAGATACCAATGTTAATTCAATTGATTGTGCGTTAATAAAAATGTATATTTTAGGTATGATAAAATCTTTTTAA